One Candidatus Zixiibacteriota bacterium DNA window includes the following coding sequences:
- a CDS encoding PHP domain-containing protein, giving the protein MPSCIDLHLHTSRSDGVLSPRELLEEVRARKLVAFAVVDHDTIDGYRELADLIVPGDPELVSGLELSVATGNGDMHLLAYLFDSDHQELAETLETFREARNLRGRQMVERLNQQGLRLPFETVLEAAGGSAIGRPHIAEALVKNGLASSIEETFRKYIGNNCPAYIPKSMIRPPEAIALIHRAGGVAVLAHPYINDMHRHVPSLVRLGLDGLEIHHYSHDKQQVQELKRLAQKHGLLLSGGSDFHGRQEHEGDIGADSVPVEYLEKLKSRALEIRGGI; this is encoded by the coding sequence ATGCCGAGTTGCATCGATCTCCACTTGCATACCAGCAGGTCCGACGGAGTTCTTTCTCCCCGCGAGCTTCTGGAAGAGGTCCGCGCGCGCAAGTTGGTGGCATTCGCGGTGGTCGATCATGACACCATAGACGGATATCGGGAACTGGCGGACCTGATTGTGCCCGGTGATCCGGAACTGGTGTCCGGGTTGGAGTTGTCAGTAGCTACCGGCAACGGCGATATGCATCTGCTGGCGTACTTGTTTGATTCTGATCATCAGGAGCTGGCCGAGACGCTCGAAACTTTCCGCGAGGCACGGAACCTGAGGGGGCGTCAGATGGTTGAAAGGCTGAACCAGCAGGGTCTTAGGCTCCCTTTCGAGACGGTTCTCGAAGCCGCGGGCGGCTCGGCAATCGGACGGCCCCATATCGCCGAAGCGCTGGTGAAAAACGGTTTGGCCTCCAGTATCGAAGAGACCTTTCGAAAGTATATCGGCAACAACTGTCCGGCATATATTCCAAAGAGCATGATACGTCCCCCCGAAGCCATCGCCCTTATCCATCGCGCCGGCGGTGTGGCGGTGCTGGCGCATCCGTACATTAATGACATGCACCGTCATGTCCCATCTCTTGTGAGGCTCGGGCTGGACGGTCTGGAGATACATCATTATTCGCATGACAAGCAGCAGGTGCAGGAGCTAAAGCGGCTGGCCCAAAAGCATGGGTTGCTTTTGAGCGGCGGCTCTGACTTTCATGGCCGCCAGGAACACGAGGGGGATATAGGGGCCGATTCGGTGCCGGTCGAATACCTGGAGAAATTGAAAAGTCGCGCCCTGGAAATACGAGGTGGAATTTGA